In one Sulfitobacter sp. LCG007 genomic region, the following are encoded:
- a CDS encoding DUF1217 domain-containing protein: MFRPVVPSGGIAGWRFLERTYASQTAAFNKSPSVTRSTDYFRQNIGKIASAEQLVKDRRMLEVALGAFGLQDDIDNRYFIRKMLEEGSKNDDALSNKLSDDRYKAFVKAFGFGPGEVLQVNRPGFADGIVANFLANSFEVAMGEQDETMRIALYAQRTLSDTISAKSSNDAKWFSVMGQPPLRSLFETALNLPKAFGQIDIDQQLSVFKERATKVFGSAELTQFNDPKAIDDLVTKYIARSQIASLGSGASSNSIALTILQS; this comes from the coding sequence ATGTTCAGGCCGGTCGTTCCCTCCGGTGGCATCGCGGGCTGGCGGTTTCTCGAGCGAACCTATGCGTCGCAGACGGCCGCCTTCAACAAATCTCCTTCGGTCACACGGTCAACCGACTATTTCCGACAGAACATCGGGAAGATCGCCAGCGCGGAGCAGCTGGTAAAGGACCGACGGATGCTCGAGGTGGCACTAGGGGCATTTGGACTGCAGGACGACATCGACAACCGCTATTTCATTCGCAAGATGCTGGAAGAAGGATCGAAGAACGACGACGCTTTGTCCAACAAGCTTTCTGACGACCGCTACAAGGCTTTCGTCAAGGCTTTTGGCTTTGGCCCCGGCGAGGTGCTGCAGGTGAACAGACCGGGCTTCGCGGACGGCATCGTGGCGAACTTTCTGGCCAACAGCTTCGAAGTGGCGATGGGCGAACAGGATGAAACGATGCGAATCGCGCTCTATGCACAAAGAACCCTGTCGGACACCATCTCCGCCAAATCGTCAAATGACGCGAAATGGTTCTCGGTCATGGGGCAACCGCCATTGCGAAGTCTTTTCGAAACCGCGCTGAACCTTCCGAAAGCATTCGGGCAGATCGATATCGACCAGCAGCTTTCCGTGTTCAAAGAGCGGGCGACGAAGGTATTCGGAAGCGCCGAACTGACGCAATTCAATGACCCCAAGGCCATCGACGATCTGGTCACCAAATACATCGCCCGCTCGCAGATCGCCTCGCTCGGCTCTGGCGCGTCTTCGAATTCCATCGCGCTAACCATCCTTCAGTCATAG